TGATCACCACCCGCGGCCTCGTCGAGGGCGACGCCACGAGTCTGTCGATGCTGACGTTCGCCGAGGGCGAGCAGGTCCGCTCGGTGCAGCTGTACGGCATCGACCCCGACACCGTCGGCCGTGCCGTGGAGATCCTGTGCGCCGACCACGGCGTCGACCACGTCGACCTCAACTTCGGCTGCCCCGTGCCCAAGGTGACCCGCAAGGGCGGCGGCTCGGCGCTGCCGTGGAAGGCCACGCTGCTGGGCCAGATCCTCACCGCGGCCGTGAGCGCAGCCGAGCCGTACGGTGTGCCGGTCACGATGAAGACCCGCAAGGGCATCGACGAGGACCACCTGACCTACCTCGACGCCGGGCGCCTCGCCCAGGACACCGGCTGCGCCGCGATCGCGCTGCACGGCCGCACCGCCGCGCAGCACTACAGCGGGCGCGCCGACTGGGACGCGATCGGCGAACTCAAGGCCGCCGTCGACATCCCGGTGCTCGGCAACGGCGACATCTGGGAGGCCTCCGACGCGCTCGCGATGGTCGAGCAGACCGGTTGCGACGGCGTCGTCGTCGGTCGCGGCTGCCTCGGGCGGCCGTGGCTGTTCCGCGATCTCGCGGCCGCCTTCGACGGCCGCACCGTCGCCACCCTGCCGAACCTCGGCGAGGTCATGGCCGTCATGCGCCGCCACGCCGAGCTGCTGGGGGAGTGGCTGGGCGAGGAGCGCGGCTGCGTCGAGTTCCGCAAGCACGTCGCGTGGTACCTCAAGGGCTTCCCCGCGGGCTCGAGCGTGCGCGACCGGCTCGGGCACGTCAGCTCCTACCGGGCGCTCGACGAGCTGCTCAGCGACCTCGACCCCGACGTGCCATTCCCGGTGAGCGAGCTCGGCGTGCCACGTGGCCGCCAGGGCTCCCCGCGCAAGGTCGTGCTGCCCGAGGGCTGGCTGGATTCCCGTGAGATGTCGGGCGCCATGGACGTGGCCGCCGAGAGCGCGATCAGCGGCGGCTGACCCGGCGCGCCTCGCGCGCCCGCTCGACCTCCTCGAACGACACGCGGCGCGCGACCTCCGCGTCGAGGTGGGCCGCCTTCGCCGAGACCGGCCCGTCGGGCGTGTGCACGTGCACCGAGGCGACGCGCAGCCGGCGCTGCAGCGGGCCCTGCGAGAACTCCACCGACTGCACCTTGTGGTGCGGCACGATCGAGCGACTGCGGGTGATCCAGCCCGTGGCCGTGGTCACCGTGTGGGCGGTGGACTCCAGCCAGCGGTACTTCCAGCCGATCGGCGCGAAGATCCGCGACCTGCTCGTGGGGCGCACCCGGGCGCCGGTGCCCCGGTCGGGATCGGGGATCAGCTCGTCGACGATCCGCTGGGCGAGGTCGAGGTCGGCGATCGGCAGCAGGGTGGTCGACGAGACGCCGCCACTGTCGTCGGAGGTGGCGCCGTAGCCGGCGACGTCCACGTCGAGACGTGACCAGCGATAGCGGCGCCAGACGATCGGCTCGACGACGGCGATGCCCTGCACGCGGTCGTAGGGGATCGTCTGGGAGCTGCGGCTGAGCAGCCCACGCTCGATGCGCAGTCCGCGAGGACTCCGGGACAGCGTGAAGTCCCACTGGGCGAAGATCCGGTTGGTGATCATCTGGCCGATGCCCCACAGGGCCGGGATGAGGATGGCCAGCAGGGCCCAGCCGGTCTCGGTGAAGAGGGCGAAGCCGATCGATCCCACGGCGGCCAGCACGGTCGCGACGAAGTCCAGCGACAGCAGGGTGCCGATGATGATGCGATCGGGCGGCACGATGTGCAGCACCTGGCGATGCTCCTCCAGCGGGACTCCGCCGTCGCCCTCGGTCTCCTGGGGCGTGCCGTGGGCGCGCTCGAGCAGGAGCCGGCGCAGCCGACGGG
This genomic interval from Aeromicrobium choanae contains the following:
- the dusB gene encoding tRNA dihydrouridine synthase DusB, with protein sequence MATLTRGLDLGRVHVDVPVVLAPMAGVTNVAFRRLCAEQGAGLYVCEMITTRGLVEGDATSLSMLTFAEGEQVRSVQLYGIDPDTVGRAVEILCADHGVDHVDLNFGCPVPKVTRKGGGSALPWKATLLGQILTAAVSAAEPYGVPVTMKTRKGIDEDHLTYLDAGRLAQDTGCAAIALHGRTAAQHYSGRADWDAIGELKAAVDIPVLGNGDIWEASDALAMVEQTGCDGVVVGRGCLGRPWLFRDLAAAFDGRTVATLPNLGEVMAVMRRHAELLGEWLGEERGCVEFRKHVAWYLKGFPAGSSVRDRLGHVSSYRALDELLSDLDPDVPFPVSELGVPRGRQGSPRKVVLPEGWLDSREMSGAMDVAAESAISGG
- a CDS encoding PH domain-containing protein is translated as MAPASEAHRTHPLTALLQGLIWGAGVAVAVSWQALDFSDPQWWTLASLPAGFVLGAVAGWVSWLFTRYVIDDQEVRVEKGVLFKSSRRIPFERLQSVDINEPLIARLVGLSELTIEMAGGSDSRTRLRFLTLTESRRLRRLLLERAHGTPQETEGDGGVPLEEHRQVLHIVPPDRIIIGTLLSLDFVATVLAAVGSIGFALFTETGWALLAILIPALWGIGQMITNRIFAQWDFTLSRSPRGLRIERGLLSRSSQTIPYDRVQGIAVVEPIVWRRYRWSRLDVDVAGYGATSDDSGGVSSTTLLPIADLDLAQRIVDELIPDPDRGTGARVRPTSRSRIFAPIGWKYRWLESTAHTVTTATGWITRSRSIVPHHKVQSVEFSQGPLQRRLRVASVHVHTPDGPVSAKAAHLDAEVARRVSFEEVERAREARRVSRR